Proteins encoded in a region of the Psychromicrobium lacuslunae genome:
- a CDS encoding acetylornithine transaminase, which translates to MSAEMVASPELSELVHESSGAQWLARYQRSLIGVFGTPQRVLVRGAGALVWDADGKEYLDLLGGIAVNALGHAHPFVTSVIASQLATLGHVSNFFTSPTQIALAEKLLEVAQAPQGSAVFFANSGTEANEAAFKLARIYGNQGGSGASLPEAQRKTRILALQGAFHGRTMGALALTAKEAYRQPFEPLPAGVEHLPFGDLGALEGALAAGGVAALFLEPIQGEIGVRPLPEGYLREARRLTREAGALLIIDEVQTGVGRTGEWLAWPALSGLDAGGALAAEELPDAITLAKGLGSGFPIGALIAIGSGVAGMLGAGSHGSTFGGNPVATAAALATVHTIESTRLLGQVRARGEKLREQLRELVHVTEVRGSGLLIGFDLAQPIAAELVRLGLDVGFIINSPGPRTIRLAPPLIISEAQSDSFITALPKMIETALSSEERSTK; encoded by the coding sequence ATGAGCGCAGAAATGGTCGCCTCGCCGGAACTCTCCGAACTAGTTCATGAATCCAGTGGTGCACAATGGCTGGCCCGCTACCAGCGCTCCTTGATCGGTGTCTTCGGCACCCCACAACGAGTACTAGTGCGCGGTGCTGGTGCCCTGGTATGGGACGCCGACGGTAAGGAATACCTTGATCTACTCGGCGGCATTGCCGTCAATGCGCTGGGTCACGCGCACCCCTTTGTCACTTCGGTGATCGCCAGCCAACTGGCGACGCTCGGGCACGTCTCCAACTTTTTCACTAGTCCTACCCAAATAGCCTTGGCCGAGAAACTTCTCGAGGTGGCTCAGGCTCCGCAAGGCTCGGCGGTGTTCTTCGCTAACTCCGGCACTGAAGCCAACGAGGCGGCCTTCAAGCTGGCCCGGATCTACGGCAACCAGGGCGGTAGCGGGGCGTCCCTTCCCGAAGCACAACGAAAGACTCGCATCCTGGCGTTGCAAGGAGCCTTCCACGGCCGCACCATGGGTGCCCTGGCGCTAACCGCCAAAGAGGCTTACCGGCAGCCCTTCGAGCCATTGCCAGCGGGCGTTGAACACTTACCGTTCGGCGATCTCGGTGCGCTGGAAGGTGCCCTAGCCGCTGGCGGCGTAGCTGCGCTGTTCCTTGAGCCTATCCAGGGCGAGATTGGTGTTCGGCCGCTACCCGAGGGCTACCTACGCGAAGCGCGCAGGCTGACTCGGGAAGCCGGGGCCTTGCTGATTATTGATGAGGTTCAGACCGGAGTCGGGCGGACCGGCGAATGGCTAGCCTGGCCAGCTCTGAGCGGACTCGATGCCGGGGGCGCGCTCGCCGCCGAAGAACTACCGGACGCCATTACCTTGGCTAAGGGCTTGGGTAGCGGCTTTCCGATTGGGGCCCTGATCGCCATTGGCTCAGGGGTCGCTGGAATGTTGGGTGCTGGCTCGCATGGCAGCACCTTTGGCGGCAACCCGGTGGCTACCGCTGCCGCACTGGCCACCGTGCACACCATCGAATCCACCAGGTTATTGGGCCAGGTGCGCGCTCGCGGTGAAAAGCTGCGCGAGCAGTTGCGCGAACTCGTCCACGTTACTGAGGTCCGCGGCAGTGGCCTGTTGATTGGCTTCGATCTAGCTCAACCGATTGCCGCCGAGCTGGTGCGGCTAGGGTTGGACGTCGGATTCATCATCAATAGTCCGGGGCCGAGGACAATCCGGCTTGCGCCGCCGCTGATTATTAGCGAGGCACAATCGGATAGCTTTATTACAGCACTGCCGAAGATGATTGAGACCGCCTTGAGTTCGGAAGAGAGAAGCACGAAATGA
- a CDS encoding arginine repressor, whose amino-acid sequence MTLLAEGPESNPHTQPVPLIPSTKTARQARIAALLTAQPVRSQAELAALLVDDGVQVTQATLSRDLVELGAVRVRSDAGLVYAVPQAGVDRTPHAAVSKEYLDARLTRLCGELLVTAEASANLVVLRTPPGAASFLAMAIDHSVLPDILGTIAGDDTVLVIARDPLGGADIADRFLQFAQDPANS is encoded by the coding sequence ATGACGTTACTCGCCGAAGGCCCGGAGTCGAATCCTCACACCCAGCCGGTGCCGCTGATTCCGTCCACTAAGACCGCGCGGCAGGCCAGGATCGCCGCTCTGCTCACCGCGCAGCCAGTGCGTTCTCAAGCCGAACTTGCTGCCCTGCTGGTCGACGATGGCGTGCAAGTCACCCAGGCCACGCTGTCCCGCGATCTGGTTGAACTCGGTGCGGTGCGGGTGCGCAGTGACGCTGGGCTGGTGTACGCAGTGCCGCAAGCCGGTGTTGATCGCACACCGCACGCCGCGGTGTCCAAGGAATACTTAGACGCCCGGCTGACTAGGCTGTGCGGAGAACTGCTGGTCACCGCGGAAGCCTCAGCAAACCTCGTGGTATTACGCACCCCGCCAGGTGCCGCAAGCTTTTTGGCGATGGCGATTGACCACTCTGTGTTGCCCGACATTCTGGGCACCATTGCGGGTGACGACACGGTTCTGGTGATCGCCCGCGATCCACTCGGCGGAGCCGACATCGCTGACCGTTTCCTGCAGTTCGCCCAAGACCCGGCAAACTCTTAA
- the argJ gene encoding bifunctional glutamate N-acetyltransferase/amino-acid acetyltransferase ArgJ codes for MSNPATGVTAALGFRAAGVAAGLKTSGKSDVAVVVNDGPLKNAAAVFTSNRVAAAPVHWSRRVIGDGRADAVLVNSGGANACTGPEGFQNTHASAERTAELLGISATDVLVCSTGLIGDQLPMDKLLPGVEAAVQALTVDGGTEAANAIMTTDTVAKEAVRNGNGWTVGGMAKGAGMLAPALATMLVVISTDAVLEPSQLDGALREACRLSFDRVDSDGCMSTNDSVILLASGASGQSPVRTEFQQALTELCQDLARQLIADAEGASHDIAIRTFNAANEEQAVLVAKTVARSNLFKAAIFGQDPNWGRVLAAVGTVPEALAAFDPDQLDVSMNGVQICRNGAIGDSRDLVDLSGREVRVDIDLKAGEAEATIWTNDLTHDYVHENSAYSS; via the coding sequence ATGAGCAATCCAGCAACAGGTGTGACGGCGGCGCTCGGTTTCCGGGCCGCCGGTGTTGCCGCAGGGTTGAAAACCTCGGGCAAAAGCGATGTCGCAGTGGTGGTCAATGACGGACCGCTGAAAAATGCGGCCGCGGTGTTCACCAGCAATAGGGTGGCTGCTGCTCCGGTGCACTGGTCCCGTCGGGTGATTGGCGATGGTCGCGCGGATGCGGTACTGGTCAACTCGGGTGGTGCTAATGCCTGCACTGGGCCGGAGGGATTTCAAAATACTCACGCCAGTGCGGAGAGAACAGCTGAACTGCTCGGCATCTCGGCCACCGATGTGCTGGTCTGCTCCACCGGGCTGATCGGCGATCAACTGCCAATGGATAAATTGCTGCCCGGCGTCGAGGCCGCCGTCCAAGCCCTCACGGTGGACGGCGGAACAGAGGCCGCCAATGCCATTATGACCACCGATACGGTGGCCAAAGAAGCGGTGCGTAACGGCAACGGTTGGACCGTGGGCGGGATGGCGAAGGGCGCCGGTATGCTTGCCCCTGCGCTCGCCACCATGTTGGTGGTGATCAGCACCGATGCGGTGCTTGAACCTAGCCAACTGGATGGTGCACTCCGCGAGGCTTGCCGACTGAGCTTTGACCGGGTGGATTCCGACGGCTGCATGTCCACTAACGACTCAGTCATTCTGCTGGCCTCCGGGGCCAGCGGGCAGAGCCCGGTGCGGACGGAATTTCAGCAAGCACTCACCGAGCTGTGCCAGGATCTGGCCCGGCAACTGATCGCCGATGCTGAAGGGGCCAGCCACGATATTGCGATTCGCACCTTCAACGCGGCCAACGAAGAGCAGGCGGTGCTGGTCGCCAAGACGGTGGCGCGTTCCAATCTATTCAAGGCAGCGATCTTCGGCCAGGACCCCAACTGGGGCCGAGTGCTGGCGGCGGTCGGCACCGTGCCGGAAGCTCTGGCCGCCTTTGATCCGGATCAGCTCGACGTCAGCATGAACGGGGTGCAGATCTGCCGCAACGGGGCCATCGGCGACTCTCGTGACCTTGTGGATCTGAGCGGCCGCGAGGTTCGAGTGGACATCGACTTGAAAGCCGGTGAGGCCGAAGCGACCATCTGGACCAATGACCTGACCCACGACTACGTGCATGAAAACAGCGCTTACTCTTCCTAG
- the argB gene encoding acetylglutamate kinase: MSTKQAQDKAAILIEALPWIQRFAGTVMVVKYGGNAMINDELRRAFAEDMVFLHHVGIKPVVVHGGGPQISSMLDRLGIESDFKAGLRVTTPEAMDVVRMVLTGQVGRELVGLINAHGPYAVGLSGEDGGLLQAQKTDQDLGQVGEVVGVNPGSILDLLDAGRIPVISTIAPELGDASSVLNVNADTAAAALAVALHASRLVILTDVEGLYRNWPDKGSLISALSVSELRELLPSLASGMIPKMEACLNAVEGGVQSASVVDGRSPHSMLLEIFTTAGNGTQVFPEQETTASEVGQQA, from the coding sequence ATGAGCACCAAGCAGGCCCAGGACAAAGCCGCCATTCTGATCGAAGCGCTGCCCTGGATCCAACGCTTTGCCGGCACCGTGATGGTGGTCAAATATGGTGGCAACGCGATGATCAATGATGAGTTGCGCCGCGCCTTCGCCGAAGACATGGTGTTCCTGCATCACGTTGGCATTAAACCCGTGGTGGTGCACGGTGGTGGTCCGCAGATCAGCTCGATGCTGGACCGGCTCGGGATTGAATCCGACTTCAAAGCTGGCTTGCGGGTGACCACGCCGGAGGCGATGGACGTGGTCAGAATGGTGTTGACCGGCCAGGTGGGTCGCGAACTCGTCGGGCTAATCAATGCCCACGGCCCTTACGCCGTCGGGCTCTCCGGCGAGGACGGTGGGTTGCTGCAAGCCCAGAAGACGGATCAAGACCTGGGCCAGGTCGGCGAAGTCGTCGGCGTGAATCCAGGTTCCATTCTTGACCTGCTCGACGCCGGGCGGATCCCGGTGATCTCCACCATCGCCCCCGAACTGGGCGATGCGTCAAGCGTTTTGAACGTCAACGCCGATACCGCTGCCGCAGCGCTCGCGGTCGCCCTGCATGCTTCCCGGCTGGTGATCCTGACCGACGTGGAGGGCCTGTACCGCAACTGGCCAGACAAAGGGTCACTCATCAGCGCGCTGAGCGTGAGTGAGCTCCGTGAGTTGCTGCCCAGCTTGGCCTCCGGGATGATCCCGAAGATGGAGGCTTGCCTTAACGCGGTGGAAGGCGGGGTGCAGAGCGCTTCGGTGGTAGATGGTCGCAGCCCGCACTCCATGCTGCTGGAAATTTTCACCACCGCTGGCAACGGCACCCAGGTCTTCCCCGAACAGGAAACCACCGCCTCGGAAGTGGGGCAGCAAGCATGA
- the argF gene encoding ornithine carbamoyltransferase produces MTRHFLVDTDLSPEEQAEVLDLALQLKRNPYLRQPFAGEGAARKTVAVIFDKTSTRTRVSFATGIAEMGGSPLVINAGESQLGHKESIADTTNVLERMVSSIVWRTFAQSGLEEMAANSRVPVINALSDDYHPCQLLADLLTVKEHKGELAGLTLAYFGDGANNLANSYLLAGVTAGMHVRIAAPAGFQPADSVLQAAKIRAEETDASILVTDDVQLAAAGADVLATDTWVSMGQEDEKSSREQIFQPYSLDAAVLAQAAPDAIVLHCLPAYRGYEIAAEVIDGPQSVVWDEAENRLHAQKALMAWLMDRS; encoded by the coding sequence ATGACCCGTCACTTCTTGGTCGATACCGATCTAAGTCCCGAAGAGCAGGCCGAGGTTCTCGATCTGGCTCTGCAGCTGAAGCGGAATCCTTATCTTCGCCAACCTTTTGCGGGTGAAGGCGCGGCCCGCAAAACTGTTGCGGTGATCTTCGATAAGACCTCTACCCGGACCCGGGTTTCCTTCGCCACCGGGATTGCCGAGATGGGTGGCTCGCCGCTGGTGATCAACGCGGGGGAGTCGCAGCTTGGGCATAAGGAGTCAATTGCTGACACCACAAATGTGCTCGAGAGGATGGTCTCCAGCATTGTCTGGCGCACCTTCGCGCAGAGCGGTTTGGAAGAAATGGCGGCGAACTCCCGAGTGCCGGTAATTAACGCCCTCTCCGACGATTACCACCCCTGCCAGCTGCTCGCCGATCTGCTCACCGTGAAAGAACATAAGGGCGAACTGGCTGGGCTCACCCTGGCCTACTTCGGTGACGGCGCGAATAATCTTGCTAATTCTTACTTACTAGCCGGGGTAACCGCCGGGATGCACGTGCGGATAGCTGCACCGGCTGGGTTCCAACCAGCTGACTCAGTATTGCAAGCAGCGAAGATCCGGGCGGAGGAAACTGACGCTTCGATTCTGGTCACCGATGATGTTCAGCTTGCTGCCGCCGGTGCCGATGTGCTGGCCACCGACACCTGGGTTTCGATGGGGCAAGAGGACGAGAAGAGCAGCCGGGAGCAGATCTTCCAGCCTTACTCCCTCGACGCTGCGGTACTTGCTCAGGCAGCGCCGGACGCCATTGTGCTGCATTGCTTACCGGCTTACCGAGGCTATGAGATCGCCGCCGAGGTGATCGACGGCCCGCAATCGGTGGTCTGGGACGAAGCGGAGAACCGATTGCATGCGCAAAAGGCGCTGATGGCCTGGCTGATGGACCGATCATGA